From the genome of Ardenticatenales bacterium:
GCGCCTGGCTGGGTGCCCATTCTACGGGTGGCGTTTCTGGCAGTGTCTCCGTTGCTTCCATCTTGGTAATTATTTTACCACATCCTGGCGTGAAACGTAACGAATACGCTCTTTGTCGTCATGGGCAGGGAGCGCCGTCATCGCATTGGCAATAGTCGGCGCTGGTTCCCTGCCCTTCCCACATCAGATAGGTGACGGAGGTATGCCGGCATGTCCCGGTTCCCGCCACGTCGCGTGCCCATTCCAAACCAAGACCATTCAGTTTTTCTTCCTGCACGAGAAAGATGCGCAGGTGCGCCCCATCCTGCGCGCCCAGGCGAACCTGGCCGCCGCGGGCAATGTTCACGGCCAGCAGCGGCAAGGACATGAGGAACAGCCAGAACAGGATGAGGAGGAGGCAGCCGGTGCGGCGCAGCCACTGTTTCATAGGCGCTTTAGGCAGGCGGGTGATCAGGCGGGTTCCGTTTGGGGTTGCGTGGTGCGTAATGCCGGCACATACATCAACGTGGCATACTCCTTCACCATCCGCCGCATACTGAACTGGGGCGTATTTCCGCGAATTGCCTCGCGCATCATTTCTACCCAGCCGCGCGGGATGTCATCCCGATCTCGTTCATAGAAGAGGGGGACAACCTCCTCTTCTAGCAGTTCATAGATGGCATTTGCGTCCGCCCGGTCCTGGGCATCGGGGTTGTCGTGCCGCCCCCCGTCGATAGCCCAGCCATTGGCCCCATTGTATCCTTCGGCCCACCAGCCATCAAGGATGCTCAGGTTGGGCACGCCGTTGAGTGAGGCTTTCATGCCGCTGGTGCCGCTGGCTTCGCGGGGGAGGCGGGGCGTGTTCAACCAGACATCGACGCCCTGCGTGAGATAGCGCGCCATGTGCATGTCGTAATCTTCCAGAAATGCGACGCGCCCGCCCAACTGGTTGTTTTTCGCCAGATTGTAGATTTCCTGAATGAGCCGTTTGCCAGGATCGTCGGCGGGGTGAGCTTTGCCGGCAAAAACAATCTGCACGGGGCGGTGTGCGTCCAGCAGAATACGGCGCAGCCGCTCAATGTCCTTGAAGATCAGAGTGGCGCGTTTGTAGGTCGCAAAACGGCGAGCAAAGCCAATCGTCAGTGCGTAGGGGTCCAGGAGACGGCCGTTGACGAGTACTTGCAGGGGGTCGGCGGTTCCGGCTATCCACTGGGTGCGCAACCTTTCACGCAGGAAGTGGATCAACTTGCGCTTCATTTCCAGGTGGACGTCCCAGAGGTCTTGTGCCGGCAAATCCTTGATCCGCTCCCATACGGCCAGGTCATCCTGTCTATCCCGCCAATCCGGTCCCAGATACTTGTTGAACTGATCGCTCATCTCGCTGGAAATCCAGGTGGGCACATGGACGCCGTTGGTTACGGAAATGATGGGTACATCGCGCACCGATCTGTCCGGCCAGACCTCGTTCCACATCGCTCGCGATACGTCGCCATGCAGTTTGCTGACGCCATTCGCCATCCCCGCCATACGCAGAGCCAGCACCGTCATGTTGAAAGCGACGCCCCACGACTCCTGGTGTTCGCCCAGGCTGAGGAACTGCTCCCGATTCAGGCCCATTTCGTGCCAGAAATTGGCGAAATAATGCTCCACCATGTGGAACGGGAACGTGTCATGACCGGCGGGTACAGGGGTGTGCGTGGTGAAAATGGTTTGTTGCTTGACATCGGCGGCGGCGGCGGCGAAGCTCATACCCGCCTGCACTTTTTCGCGGATTAACTCCAACACCAGGAAGGCGGAATGTCCCTCGTTCATGTGCCATGCGCCGGGCTGGTAGCCGAGGGCGCGCAGCAGCCGCACGCCGCCAATGCCCAGCATGATCTCCTGGCGGATGCGCATTTCGTTGTCCCCGGAGTAGAGGCGCGCCGAGAGTTCACGCTCCCAG
Proteins encoded in this window:
- the glgP gene encoding alpha-glucan family phosphorylase; translated protein: MKVREMTLLEEKMPAKLRRLPDLAYNLWWSWTPEARNLFKRLDLTLWRSTQHNPVQMLHEISPERLEAAANDPVFARRYNQVLMRLDQEMANGHSWFHTTYPELKERTIAYFSAEFGLHNSLPIYSGGLGILSGDHAKEASDLGLPLVCVGFMYPQGYFRQRIPAHGWQEAVYQQLDMHIAPIRPVLHPDGHPLMISVPIGDRYVFARAWKIEAGRTALYLMDTDVDENDPWERELSARLYSGDNEMRIRQEIMLGIGGVRLLRALGYQPGAWHMNEGHSAFLVLELIREKVQAGMSFAAAAADVKQQTIFTTHTPVPAGHDTFPFHMVEHYFANFWHEMGLNREQFLSLGEHQESWGVAFNMTVLALRMAGMANGVSKLHGDVSRAMWNEVWPDRSVRDVPIISVTNGVHVPTWISSEMSDQFNKYLGPDWRDRQDDLAVWERIKDLPAQDLWDVHLEMKRKLIHFLRERLRTQWIAGTADPLQVLVNGRLLDPYALTIGFARRFATYKRATLIFKDIERLRRILLDAHRPVQIVFAGKAHPADDPGKRLIQEIYNLAKNNQLGGRVAFLEDYDMHMARYLTQGVDVWLNTPRLPREASGTSGMKASLNGVPNLSILDGWWAEGYNGANGWAIDGGRHDNPDAQDRADANAIYELLEEEVVPLFYERDRDDIPRGWVEMMREAIRGNTPQFSMRRMVKEYATLMYVPALRTTQPQTEPA